A genomic stretch from Canis lupus baileyi chromosome 3, mCanLup2.hap1, whole genome shotgun sequence includes:
- the LOC140625439 gene encoding olfactory receptor 8G3-like, giving the protein MDPGNHSIVTEFILAGLTEKPELQLPLFFLFLGIYVVTVVGNLGMIMLIGLSAHLHTPMYYFLSNLSFIDLCHSTVVTPKMLVNFVTQKNITPYSECMTQLYFFLIFAIAECHMLAAMAYDRYAAICNPLLYNVIMSSQICFWMTVGVYILGIVGSTIHTGFMMRLLFCKSNVVNHYFCDLFPVLELSCSSTYINELLVLVLSAFNILTPALTILASYIFILSSILHIRSTEGRSKAFSTCSSHISAVTVFFGSAAFMYLQPSSVSSMDQGKVSSVFYTIIVPMLNPLIYSLRNKDVKFALKKILVGRKCS; this is encoded by the coding sequence ATGGACCCTGGAAATCATTCCATAGTGACTGAGTTCATCCTCGCTGGGCTAACAGAGAAACCAGAACTCCAACTgccccttttcttcctcttcctaggaATCTATGTGGTCACAGTGGTGGGGAACCTGGGCATGATCATGCTGATAGGGCTCAGTGCTCACTTGCACACCCCCATGTACTACTTCCTCAGCAATTTGTCCTTCATTGATCTCTGCCATTCCACTGTCGTTACCCCCAAAATGCTGGTGAACTTTGTGACACAGAAGAACATCACTCCCTACTCTGAATGCATGACTCagctctatttcttcctgatttttgcCATTGCAGAGTGTCACATGTTGGCTGCAATGGCTTATGACCGCTATGCTGCCATCTGTAACCCTTTGCTTTACAATGTCATCATGTCTTCTCAGATCTGCTTCTGGATGACAGTGGGAGTTTATATTTTGGGCATCGTTGGATCTACAATCCACACGGGCTTTATGATGAGACTCCTTTTCTGCAAGAGCAATGTGGTTAATCATTATTTCTGTGATCTCTTCCCAGTCTTGGAATTATCCTGTTCCAGCACCTACATTAATGAATTACTGGTTCTAGTCTTGAGTGCATTTAACATTTTGACTCCTGCCTTAACTATCCTTGCCTCCTACATCTTCATCCTCTCCAGCATCCTCCACATCCGCTCCACTGAGGGCAGGTCCAAAGCCTTCAGCACCTGCAGTTCTCACATCTCAGCTGTTACTGTCTTTTTTGGATCTGCTGCATTCATGTACCTGCAGCCGTCATCTGTGAGCTCCATGGACCAAGGGAAAGTGTCCTCTGTGTTTTATACCATCATTGTGCCCATGTTGAACCCTTTGATCTATAGCCTGAGGAATAAGGATGTCAAATTTGCCCTGAAGAAAATTCTGGTTGGTAGAAAATGTTCATAA
- the LOC140625448 gene encoding olfactory receptor 8G1-like, whose product MVAGNHSTVTEFILAGLTQQPELQLPLFFLFLGIYVVTVVGNLGMIMLIGLSAHLHTPMYYFLSSLSFIDLCHSTVITPKMLENFVTEMNVISYPECMTQLYFFLVFAIAECYMLAVMAYDRYVAICSPLLYNVIMAHQACFSLISGVYIIALVCAFVHTGCMFRVHFCKFDVINHYFCDLLSLLKLSCSNTHVNELVILIFSTVNILAPSLTILASYVFILSSILHIRSTEGRSKAFSTCSSHISAVAVFFGSAAFMYLQPSSVSSMDQGKVSSVFYTIIVPMLNPLIYSLRNKDVNAALKKILERRIFL is encoded by the coding sequence ATGGTAGCGGGAAATCACTCCACAGTGACTGAATTCATCCTCGCTGGGCTAACACAACAACCGGAACTCCAGCTgccccttttcttcctcttcctaggaATCTATGTGGTCACGGTGGTGGGGAACCTGGGCATGATCATGCTGATAGGGCTCAGTGCTCACCTGCACACGCCCATGTATTACTTCCTCAGTAGCTTGTCCTTCATTGACCTCTGCCATTCCACTGTCATTACCCCCAAAATGCTGGAGAACTTTGTGACAGAGATGAATGTCATCTCCTACCCTGAATGCATGACTCAGCTctatttcttccttgtttttgctATTGCAGAGTGTTACATGTTAGCAGtaatggcctatgaccgctatgttgCCATCTGTAGCCCCTTGCTTTACAATGTCATCATGGCCCATCAGGCTTGTTTCTCCCTGATTTCAGGAGTGTATATTATAGCCCTGGTTTGTGCATTTGTTCATACAGGTTGCATGTTTAGGGTTCATTTCTGCAAATTTGATGTGATCAATCATTATTTCTGTGATCTTCTTTCCTTGTTAAAACTCTCCTGTTCTAATACCCATGTCAATGAGTTAGTGATTCTAATCTTTAGTACAGTTAATATCCTTGCCCCCAGCCTGACGATCCTTGCCTCCTATGTCTTCATCCTCTCCAGCATCCTCCACATCCGCTCCACTGAGGGCAGGTCCAAAGCCTTCAGCACCTGCAGTTCTCACATCTCAGCTGTTGCTGTCTTCTTTGGATCTGCTGCATTCATGTACCTGCAGCCGTCATCTGTGAGCTCCATGGACCAAGGGAAAGTATCCTCTGTGTTTTATACCATCATTGTGCCCATGCTGAACCCCCTGATCTACAGCCTGAGGAATAAGGATGTCAATGCTGCCCTGAAGAAAATCTTAGAGAGAAGAATATTCTTGTGA
- the LOC140625453 gene encoding olfactory receptor 10D1B-like, protein MRNASVVTKFILLGIPHTEGLETTLFVLFLSFYIFTLMGNLLILLAIISSTRLHTPMYFFLCQLSVCDIFFPSVSSPKMLFYLSGNSRVISYAGCVSQLFFYHFLGCTECFLYTVMAYDRFVAICYPLRYTVIMSHRVCAILAMGTSFFGCIQATFLTTLTFQLPYCGANEVDYFFCDIPVMLKLACADTSALEMVGFISVGLMPLSCFLLILTSYSCIVCSILQIRSPEGRRRAFSTCSAHLTAILLSFMPVVLIYLQPTPNPWLNATVQVLNNLVTPMLNPLIYSLRNKEVKYSLRKVLQQVAFFPEK, encoded by the coding sequence ATGAGGAATGCCTCAGTGGTGACCAAGTTTATCCTGCTGGGCATCCCACACACCGAGGGTCTGGAGACCACGCTCTTTGTCCTGTTTTTGAGCTTCTATATCTTCACTCTTATGGGGAACCTGCTCATCCTACTGGCGATTATCTCCTCCACTCGGCTTCACACTCCTATGTACTTCTTCCTGTGTCAACTGTCTGTGTGCGACATATTTTTCCCTTCTGTGAGTTCCCCCAAGATGCTCTTCTACCTCTCAGGGAACAGCCGGGTCATCTCCTATGCAGGCTGCGTGTCCCAGCTCTTCTTCTACCATTTCCTGGGCTGTACCGAGTGCTTCCTGTACACagtgatggcctatgaccgctttGTCGCCATATGTTACCCTCTACGCTACACGGTGATCATGAGCCACAGAGTGTGTGCCATCCTGGCCATGGGGACCTCCTTTTTTGGCTGCATTCAGGCCACCTTTCTAACCACTCTCACCTTCCAGTTGCCCTACTGTGGCGCCAATGAGGTGGACTATTTCTTCTGTGATATCCCGGTGATGCTGAAGCTGGCTTGTGCTGATACCTCAGCCCTGGAGATGGTGGGCTTCATCAGCGTGGGCCTCATGCCCCTCAGTTGCTTCCTTCTCATCCTCACCTCCTACAGCTGCATTGTGTGTTCCATCCTACAGATCCGGTCTCCTGAAGGCAGACGCCGTGCCTTTTCCACCTGCAGTGCCCACCTCACTGCCATCCTCCTCTCCTTTATGCCAGTGGTCCTCATCTACCTGCAGCCCACCCCCAATCCCTGGCTCAATGCAACTGTTCAGGTCCTGAATAACCTGGTCACTCCTATGCTGAATCCGTTGATCTACAGCctaagaaataaagaagtaaaatattctCTGAGGAAGGTGCTACAGCAAGTAGCCTTCTTTCCTGAGAAGTGA